From one Odontesthes bonariensis isolate fOdoBon6 chromosome 14, fOdoBon6.hap1, whole genome shotgun sequence genomic stretch:
- the LOC142398370 gene encoding LOW QUALITY PROTEIN: gastrotropin-like (The sequence of the model RefSeq protein was modified relative to this genomic sequence to represent the inferred CDS: deleted 1 base in 1 codon; substituted 1 base at 1 genomic stop codon) has product MQMKEAVRGLQDIKREQSWSRHLALPSPCLGFSAVTSXATNTTKMAFAGKWETETQEGYDDFCKLLGVPDDIIQKGRDLKVVTEITQSGNDFTWTQFYPNNHKVANKFTVGQECEMQTVGGKNFKATVHLDGGKLKVNFPNYEQVNEICGGKLVETSKSGSLVMKRTSKKI; this is encoded by the exons ATGCAAATGAAGGAGGCAGTGAGAGGTTTACAGGATATAAAAAGG GAACAGTCCTGGTCCCGACACCTTGCTCTTCCCTCACCTTGCCTCGGCTTCTCTGCTGTCACTTCTTAAGCCACCAACACCACCAAAATGGCCTTCGCTGGAAAATGGGAAACAGAAACCCAGGAGGGATACGATGACTTCTGCAAGCTTCTTG GTGTCCCTGACGACATCATCCAGAAGGGTCGTGACTTAAAGGTGGTCACAGAGATCACCCAGAGTGGGAATGATTTTACCTGGACCCAGTTCTACCCCAACAACCACAAGGTCGCCAACAAGTTCACTGTTGGCCAAGAGTGCGAAATGCAGACTGTTGGAGGAAAGAATTTTAAG GCCACGGTACACTTGGATGGAGGTAAACTGAAAGTGAACTTCCCCAACTACGAACAAGTCAATGAGATCTGCGGAGGCAAGCTCGTCGAG ACCTCCAAATCCGGCTCTCTTGTGATGAAAAGAACCAGCAAGAAGATCTAA